The Castor canadensis chromosome 8, mCasCan1.hap1v2, whole genome shotgun sequence genome contains a region encoding:
- the Krt84 gene encoding keratin, type II cuticular Hb4, translating to MSCRSYRVSSSHRVGNFSSCSAITPQNLNRFRTSSVSCRNGSGFRGLGGFGSRSVINFGSCSPRIAAVGPRPIRCGVGFGAGSGLAFGFGDGSGVGLGFRTGSGVGLGFGAGSGVGLGFGAGSGLGYGFGGPGFGYRVGGVGIPAAPSITAVTVNQSLLTPLNLEIDPNAQRVKKDEKEQIKTLNNKFASFIDKVRFLEQQNKLLETKWSFLQEQKCARSNLDPLFENYITNLRRQLEVLVSDQARLQAERNHMQDVLEGFKKKYEEEVGFRANAENEFVALKKDVDTAFLNKSDLEANVDALTQEIEFLKALYLEEIQLLQSHISETSVIVKMDNSRDLNLDGIIAEVKAQYEEVARRSRADAEAWYQTKYEEMRVTAGQHCDNLRNTRDEINELTRLIQRLKAEIEHAKAQRAKLEAAVAEAEQQGEAALNDAKCKLADLEAALQQAKQDMARQLREYQELMNAKLGLDIEIATYRQLLEGEEIRICEGVGPVNISVSSSRGGVVCGPEPFVSNSTFSRGGVTFSGSSGIRTSTTGGVLASCGSSFGGTRGALAGGDLLSSSVRGGSVIVGDTCVPSIPCPLPTESGFSSCSGGRGSHNSSVRFSTTTTSRRTRY from the exons ATGTCTTGCCGCTCCTACCGAGTCAGCTCTAGCCACCGGGTGGGCAACTTCAGCTCTTGCTCAGCAATCACCCCTCAGAACCTGAACCGCTTCCGGACCAGCTCTGTTTCCTGCAGGAACGGGTCTGGCTTCCGGGGCCTTGGTGGCTTTGGTAGTCGGAGTGTCATCAACTTTGGATCATGCTCACCTCGGATAGCAGCTGTGGGCCCTCGTCCCATCCGCTGTGGAGTTGGCTTTGGAGCTGGCAGTGGGCTAGCCTTTGGCTTTGGTGATGGGAGTGGTGTTGGTTTGGGCTTCAGGACCGGCAGTGGTGTTGGTCTAGGGTTTGGGGCCGGCAGTGGTGTTGGTCTGGGATTTGGAGCTGGCAGTGGCCTTGGCTATGGTTTCGGCGGCCCTGGTTTTGGCTACAGAGTTGGAGGAGTTGGTATCCCAGCAGCTCCATCTATCACAGCTGTGACTGTTAACCAGAGCCTGCTAACGCCCCTCAACCTGGAGATTGACCCCAATGCACAGAGGGTGAAGAAGGATGAGAAGGAGCAAATTAAGACCCTCAACAACAAGTTTGCCTCCTTCATCGACAAG GTGCGGTTCTTGGAACAACAGAATAAGCTTTTAGAGACCAAATGGAGCTTCCTCCAAGAGCAGAAATGTGCCCGGAGCAACTTGGACCCTCTCTTTGAGAACTACATCACCAACCTGCGGAGGCAGCTAGAGGTACTGGTCAGTGACCAAGCACGACTGCAGGCTGAGAGGAACCACATGCAGGATGTCCTTGAGGGCTTCAAGAAGAA GTATGAAGAGGAAGTGGGATTCCGAGCCAATGCTGAGAATGAATTTGTGGCTCTGAAAAAG GATGTGGATACAGCTTTCTTGAATAAATCTGATCTAGAAGCCAACGTGGATGCCCTAACTCAGGAAATTGAATTCCTGAAGGCTCTGTACCTGGAG GAAATCCAGTTGTTGCAGTCACACATCTCAGAGACGTCAGTCATTGTGAAGATGGACAACAGCCGGGACCTGAACCTGGACGGCATCATTGCTGAAGTCAAAGCCCAGTATGAGGAGGTGGCCAGGCGCAGCCGCGCTGATGCTGAGGCCTGGTACCAGACCAAG TATGAGGAGATGCGGGTGACAGCTGGCCAACACTGTGACAACCTACGAAACACACGGGACGAGATCAATGAACTGACCCGGCTGATCCAGAGGCTGAAGGCAGAAATTGAGCATGCCAAGGCTCAG CGTGCCAAGCTGGAGGCCGCAGTGGCTGAGGCAGAGCAGCAGGGTGAGGCAGCCCTCAACGATGCCAAATGCAAGTTGGCAGATCTGGAGGCCGCCCTGCAGCAGGCCAAGCAGGACATGGCTCGGCAGCTGCGGGAGTACCAGGAGCTCATGAATGCCAAGCTGGGCCTGGACATCGAGATCGCCACCTACAGGCAGCTGCTGGAAGGCGAGGAAATCCG gaTCTGTGAAGGTGTCGGACCAGTCAATATAT CTGTGAGCAGCTCCCGGGGTGGCGTGGTGTGTGGGCCTGAACCTTTTGTCTCCAACTCCACCTTCTCCCGTGGCGGTGTCACCTTCTCGGGCAGCAGCGGCATCCGCACCAGCACCACCGGAGGGGTCCTGGCTTCCTGTGGCTCCAGCTTCGGTGGGACCCGGGGTGCCCTGGCTGGAGGGGACCTGCTGAGCTCTAGTGTCAGAGGTGGCTCGGTGATCGTGGGCGATACCTGTGTCCCCAGCATCCCCTGCCCACTGCCTACTGAGAGCGGCTTCAGTAGCTGCAGTGGTGGCCGCGGGAGCCACAACTCCAGCGTCCGCTTCTCGACCACCACCACCTCCCGCCGGACCAGATACTGA